One Staphylococcus simiae genomic region harbors:
- a CDS encoding amino acid permease — MENNELQRGLSSRQIQMIALGGTIGVGLFMGATSTIKWTGPSVIFAYLIAGIFLFLIMRAMGEMIYLNPTTGSFATFASDYIHPAAGYMTAWSNIFQWVVVGMSEVIAVGEYMNYWFPNLPNWIPGIIAVLLLMAANLFSVKAFGEFEFWFALIKVVTIILMIIAGFGIIFFGIGNGGHAVGISNLWAHGGFMPNGIVGFFFALSIVIGSYQGVELIGISAGETKDPQRNIVKAVNGVIWRILIFYLGAIFVIVSVYPWDELGNIGSPFVATFAKVGITFAAGLINFVVLTAAMSGCNSGIFSASRMIFTLAQKGEMPKIFTKVMKNGVPVYTVMAVSVGILVGALLNVILPLLIKGADSIFVYVYSASILPGMIPWFMILFSHLRFRKLHPEQVEGHPFKMPGGAFSNYITIAFLVIVLIGMLFNKETVVSVLIGIVFLTLVTIYYFIRYNKNNHSVNK; from the coding sequence ATGGAAAACAATGAACTTCAAAGGGGATTGAGTTCACGTCAAATACAAATGATTGCACTTGGCGGAACAATTGGTGTAGGTCTTTTTATGGGTGCTACAAGTACGATTAAATGGACTGGACCATCAGTAATATTTGCATACTTAATTGCAGGTATCTTTTTATTTTTAATTATGAGAGCAATGGGAGAGATGATATATCTTAACCCAACAACGGGTTCTTTTGCGACATTTGCCAGTGATTACATACATCCGGCAGCAGGTTATATGACAGCTTGGAGTAATATATTCCAATGGGTCGTTGTAGGGATGAGTGAAGTTATTGCAGTTGGTGAATATATGAACTATTGGTTCCCTAATTTACCAAACTGGATTCCTGGAATTATAGCAGTATTATTATTAATGGCTGCTAACTTATTCTCTGTTAAAGCATTTGGTGAATTTGAATTTTGGTTTGCATTAATTAAAGTAGTAACAATCATCTTAATGATTATTGCTGGCTTTGGTATTATATTCTTTGGTATTGGGAATGGTGGTCATGCAGTTGGTATTTCTAACTTATGGGCACATGGTGGCTTTATGCCAAATGGTATCGTTGGATTCTTCTTTGCATTATCAATTGTTATTGGTTCTTATCAAGGTGTTGAATTAATTGGTATTTCAGCTGGTGAAACTAAGGATCCACAAAGAAATATTGTTAAAGCTGTTAATGGCGTTATCTGGCGTATTTTAATATTCTATCTAGGTGCTATCTTTGTTATCGTATCAGTTTATCCATGGGATGAATTAGGTAATATCGGTAGCCCATTCGTAGCAACGTTTGCTAAAGTTGGTATTACTTTTGCAGCTGGTTTAATTAACTTTGTGGTATTAACAGCAGCAATGTCTGGTTGTAACTCAGGTATCTTTAGTGCAAGTCGTATGATCTTCACTCTTGCCCAAAAAGGTGAAATGCCTAAGATTTTCACTAAAGTAATGAAAAATGGTGTGCCAGTGTATACTGTCATGGCAGTATCTGTTGGTATTTTAGTAGGTGCATTATTAAATGTGATTTTACCTTTATTGATTAAGGGTGCTGATAGTATCTTCGTATATGTATACAGTGCGTCAATTTTACCTGGTATGATACCTTGGTTTATGATTTTATTTAGTCATTTACGCTTCAGAAAATTACATCCTGAGCAAGTAGAAGGACATCCATTTAAGATGCCTGGTGGCGCATTCAGTAACTATATCACAATTGCGTTCTTAGTTATCGTGTTAATCGGAATGTTGTTCAATAAAGAAACAGTGGTTTCTGTATTAATCGGTATCGTATTCTTAACACTAGTAACAATTTACTACTTTATTAGATACAATAAAAATAATCATTCAGTAAATAAATAA
- a CDS encoding HAD family hydrolase codes for MYKAVVFDFDGTIVDTEQHLYEVINKYLKEDQVEPISIDFYRDSIGGAATELQEHIVNVVGQQRKDFIYHMHSQSSASLPIRPTIKALMEFLKQRHIPMAIATSSNRKDIMPTFKALGLDNYIEVVVGSEDVENVKPDPELYLTAVQRLNYSPSHCLAIEDSVNGATAAIRAGLDVIVNTNQMTEVQDFSNVDFVAKDVDADEIIEKFFTK; via the coding sequence ATGTATAAAGCTGTAGTATTCGATTTTGATGGCACTATTGTTGATACAGAACAACATCTATATGAAGTCATCAATAAATATTTAAAAGAAGATCAAGTTGAACCTATAAGTATAGATTTTTATAGAGATTCTATCGGTGGTGCTGCAACAGAGTTACAAGAACATATTGTGAATGTTGTAGGACAACAGCGTAAAGATTTTATTTATCATATGCATAGTCAATCTAGTGCATCTCTGCCTATTAGACCTACGATTAAAGCATTAATGGAGTTTTTAAAACAACGTCATATACCTATGGCGATTGCAACAAGTAGTAACAGAAAAGATATTATGCCCACTTTTAAAGCACTTGGTTTGGATAACTATATCGAGGTTGTTGTAGGTAGTGAAGATGTAGAAAATGTTAAACCTGACCCAGAGTTATATTTAACTGCTGTACAACGATTGAATTATAGTCCAAGTCACTGCTTAGCTATCGAAGATTCAGTAAATGGTGCAACAGCAGCTATTCGTGCTGGTTTAGATGTCATTGTTAATACAAATCAAATGACTGAAGTTCAAGATTTTTCTAATGTGGATTTTGTAGCTAAAGATGTTGATGCTGATGAAATCATTGAAAAGTTCTTTACTAAATAA
- a CDS encoding bile acid:sodium symporter family protein, which yields MSQFATKTFLLWMLVAAIIGFIFPSQLATLGTIVPYLLGIVMLGMGMTIEPKDFKVVFQSPKPVIIGVILQFTIMPTLAFVIAKVFQLPPEIAIGVILVGCCPGGTSSNVMSYLANANVALSVAITSVSTLLAPIVTPALIYLFANEWLKVSFAAMLWSVVQVVLIPIVIGFIVQNVAKKVARKVSTALPIVSVIAISLILAAVVGGSKSQILTTGLLIFAVVILHNVLGYSIGYLLARVFKLNKADKKAVSIEVGMQNSGLAVSLATVHFSPLAAVPGAVFSFVHNITGPILARYWSKKRLNKPSIKILCTYI from the coding sequence ATGAGTCAATTTGCGACAAAAACATTTTTATTATGGATGTTGGTTGCTGCGATTATTGGATTTATCTTTCCAAGTCAGTTAGCAACTTTAGGAACAATCGTGCCTTATTTATTAGGCATTGTGATGTTAGGAATGGGGATGACCATCGAACCAAAAGATTTCAAAGTTGTCTTTCAGTCACCTAAGCCAGTTATTATTGGCGTTATCTTACAATTCACGATTATGCCTACATTAGCTTTTGTAATTGCTAAAGTATTTCAATTACCTCCTGAAATTGCAATTGGCGTTATTTTAGTAGGATGTTGTCCAGGAGGAACGTCTAGTAATGTGATGAGCTATCTTGCAAATGCGAATGTAGCATTGTCAGTAGCGATTACATCTGTTTCAACATTATTAGCACCTATCGTTACGCCTGCATTAATCTATTTATTTGCTAATGAGTGGTTAAAAGTATCGTTTGCTGCGATGTTATGGTCAGTCGTCCAAGTTGTATTAATACCGATTGTAATTGGATTTATTGTACAAAATGTTGCTAAAAAAGTTGCGCGTAAAGTTTCCACTGCATTACCTATTGTGTCAGTTATTGCTATTTCATTAATATTGGCGGCAGTAGTTGGCGGTAGCAAGTCTCAAATTTTAACTACAGGATTGCTTATCTTTGCGGTAGTCATTTTACATAATGTCTTAGGTTATTCTATCGGTTATCTATTAGCACGTGTGTTTAAATTAAATAAAGCTGATAAAAAAGCTGTGAGTATCGAAGTAGGAATGCAAAATTCAGGATTAGCAGTTTCATTAGCAACTGTACATTTTAGTCCGTTAGCAGCCGTGCCAGGTGCTGTATTTAGTTTTGTTCATAATATAACTGGGCCTATATTAGCAAGATATTGGTCAAAAAAGAGGCTAAATAAGCCTAGTATAAAAATATTGTGTACTTACATTTAA
- a CDS encoding alpha-glucoside-specific PTS transporter subunit IIBC translates to MNAIKRFGSAMIVPVLMFAFFGIVLGFATLFKNPTIMGGLADQHTFWFKFWSVIEAGGWVIFNHMEVVFVVGLPLSLAKKAPGHAALAALMGYLMFNTFINAILTQWPHTFGANLQKGVENVPGLKSIAGIETLDTNILGGIIISGIITWIHNRYYSKRLPEMVGVFQGLTFVVTISFFVMLPIAAITCVVWPTVQNGIGSMQHFIIASGYVGVWLYHFLERVLIPTGLHHFIYAPIEVGPVVVNHGLKAEWLEHLNDFAKSTKPLKEQFPYGFMLQGNGKVFGCLGIALAMYSTTPKENRKKVAALLIPATLTAVVVGITEPLEFTFLFIAPYLFVLHALLAATMDTIMYGFGVVGNMGGGVLDFISTNWLPLGKDHWGTYVAQVIIGLIFVAIYYFLFRFLILKFDIPLPGRKKTDEEVKLFSKQDYKEKKGIDDKGHTSSTGNEYEDKAAYYLEGLGGKDNIKDVTNCTTRLRLTVYDENKVEDTDYFTHNQMSHGLVKSGKSVQVVVGMTVPQVREAFENMVDKNDN, encoded by the coding sequence ATGAATGCGATAAAACGATTTGGTAGTGCTATGATTGTTCCAGTTTTGATGTTTGCGTTCTTTGGTATTGTATTAGGATTTGCAACGTTATTCAAAAATCCAACAATTATGGGTGGACTTGCAGATCAACATACATTTTGGTTTAAGTTTTGGTCAGTTATAGAAGCTGGTGGTTGGGTAATTTTTAATCATATGGAAGTTGTTTTTGTAGTAGGATTACCGTTATCATTAGCTAAAAAAGCACCTGGTCATGCAGCACTTGCAGCATTAATGGGATATTTAATGTTTAATACCTTTATTAATGCAATTTTAACGCAATGGCCACATACATTTGGTGCCAATTTACAAAAAGGTGTGGAAAACGTACCTGGATTAAAGTCAATTGCAGGTATTGAGACACTAGATACTAATATCCTTGGCGGTATTATTATCTCAGGTATTATAACTTGGATACATAATAGATACTACAGTAAACGCCTGCCTGAAATGGTTGGTGTATTCCAAGGCTTGACATTCGTTGTTACCATTTCATTCTTTGTTATGTTACCGATAGCGGCAATTACATGTGTAGTATGGCCAACAGTGCAAAATGGTATTGGTTCAATGCAACATTTTATTATTGCTTCAGGATATGTTGGTGTATGGTTGTATCATTTCTTAGAGCGTGTATTGATTCCTACAGGATTACACCACTTTATTTATGCACCTATTGAAGTAGGTCCAGTTGTAGTCAATCATGGACTAAAAGCAGAATGGTTAGAACATTTAAATGATTTTGCGAAGAGTACGAAACCATTAAAAGAGCAGTTCCCATATGGCTTTATGTTACAAGGTAATGGTAAAGTCTTTGGTTGTTTAGGTATCGCCTTAGCAATGTATTCAACGACACCTAAAGAAAATCGCAAAAAAGTTGCAGCGTTGTTAATTCCTGCAACATTAACCGCTGTAGTAGTTGGTATTACTGAACCTTTAGAATTTACATTCTTATTTATCGCACCTTATTTATTTGTCCTACATGCATTATTAGCAGCAACAATGGATACAATTATGTATGGTTTTGGTGTTGTTGGTAACATGGGTGGCGGTGTGCTAGATTTTATCTCAACAAACTGGTTACCATTAGGTAAAGACCATTGGGGTACATACGTAGCACAAGTTATAATTGGATTAATTTTTGTAGCAATATACTACTTCTTATTTAGATTCTTGATTTTGAAATTTGATATTCCACTTCCAGGACGTAAAAAAACTGATGAAGAAGTTAAACTATTTTCAAAACAAGATTATAAAGAGAAAAAAGGTATTGATGATAAAGGCCATACGTCATCAACGGGTAATGAATACGAAGATAAAGCAGCATATTATTTAGAAGGTTTAGGCGGCAAAGATAATATTAAAGATGTGACTAACTGTACGACACGTTTACGCTTAACGGTGTATGATGAAAATAAAGTAGAAGATACTGATTATTTCACACATAATCAAATGTCACACGGTTTAGTGAAAAGTGGTAAAAGTGTCCAAGTAGTTGTTGGGATGACGGTGCCTCAAGTGCGTGAAGCATTTGAAAATATGGTCGACAAAAATGACAACTAA
- a CDS encoding MurR/RpiR family transcriptional regulator has translation MFLDGRVNRHFDKLNDNDLQIAHYINTHVAACKHMKIQDLAQFTHASNATIHRFTRKLGFDGYSDFKSYLKFESDKTHQLPSNSIDGFRQEIESTFSYLERVDYHLLTSKMHEATTIYLYGTGRAQLNVAAEAQRILLTLHKNVIVLHDEHELKMVLNKSDDNDLFFIISLSGETHQLIEVTNLLQLRQKFFISVTTMKDNTLAQKANYNVYVSSNTFYLTDGTDYSSFISYHIFFETLVRKYNEHLQQGDLT, from the coding sequence ATGTTTCTAGATGGACGCGTTAATCGTCATTTCGATAAATTAAATGATAACGATCTGCAAATTGCTCATTATATTAATACGCACGTTGCTGCTTGTAAACATATGAAGATTCAAGATTTAGCACAATTCACTCACGCTTCTAATGCAACCATTCATCGTTTTACTAGAAAGCTTGGTTTTGATGGCTATAGTGATTTTAAATCTTATTTAAAATTCGAAAGTGACAAAACTCATCAATTACCTTCAAACTCAATCGATGGTTTTCGTCAAGAAATTGAAAGCACTTTCAGTTATTTAGAACGCGTTGATTACCACTTATTAACTTCTAAAATGCATGAAGCTACAACAATTTACCTTTACGGAACTGGTCGTGCTCAATTGAACGTTGCTGCAGAAGCACAACGTATTTTACTAACATTGCATAAAAACGTTATTGTATTACATGATGAACATGAACTAAAAATGGTATTAAATAAAAGTGATGATAATGATTTATTCTTTATTATTTCCTTATCTGGTGAAACACATCAACTTATTGAAGTAACGAACTTATTACAATTACGTCAAAAATTCTTCATTTCTGTAACAACAATGAAAGACAATACGCTTGCACAAAAAGCAAACTATAATGTTTATGTTTCTAGTAATACCTTTTATTTAACGGATGGTACAGACTATTCTAGCTTTATTAGTTATCATATTTTCTTTGAGACATTAGTTAGAAAATATAACGAACATTTACAACAAGGTGATTTAACATAA
- a CDS encoding SRPBCC family protein: MAKFNVENEHVEIDVERLLKFSPELVYEAWTKKDILKQWFMTSTRTNKSIEADVKEGGTYRIVDVRNGKENIIEGTFDTLIMDEFIKMTIGMPGLSEEQDVIEVEFFERETGGTQMFFYYRSLVEKERRLTSLEYKQKKKEYHDSITHGFELMFDKMNQVLQDIEDSKQQ, from the coding sequence GTGGCAAAATTCAATGTAGAAAATGAACATGTAGAAATAGATGTTGAAAGATTGTTAAAATTTTCTCCAGAATTAGTCTATGAAGCTTGGACTAAAAAAGATATTTTAAAACAGTGGTTTATGACATCAACACGTACAAATAAGAGTATAGAAGCAGATGTTAAAGAAGGTGGCACGTACCGTATTGTCGACGTCAGAAATGGTAAAGAAAACATTATCGAGGGTACTTTTGACACACTGATTATGGATGAATTTATTAAAATGACAATTGGTATGCCAGGGTTAAGTGAAGAACAAGATGTCATTGAAGTAGAATTTTTTGAACGTGAAACAGGTGGTACTCAGATGTTCTTCTACTATCGTTCATTAGTTGAAAAAGAACGCAGGTTAACAAGTTTAGAATATAAACAAAAGAAAAAAGAATATCATGATTCGATTACACATGGTTTTGAATTAATGTTTGATAAAATGAACCAAGTGTTACAAGATATTGAAGATTCAAAACAACAATAG